One Elgaria multicarinata webbii isolate HBS135686 ecotype San Diego chromosome 7, rElgMul1.1.pri, whole genome shotgun sequence DNA window includes the following coding sequences:
- the C7H8orf89 gene encoding putative uncharacterized protein C8orf89 homolog: MSSWKPDSLKTSGMHGGAGELGVVRLKKYNRCSSLISFPEGSKFKSGYRFTDPVSGAPPQYVQRLSQLAALECETIHHEKSRKTRKAKKLEM; this comes from the exons ATGAGTTCTTGGAAACCAGACTCCCTGAAGACATCTGGGATGCATGGTGGAGCGGGAGAGTTAGGTGTCGTAAG GTTGAAGAAATATAACCGGTGTTCCAGCCTAATTTCATTTCCAGAAGGGTCCAAATTCAAGTCTG GTTACCGTTTCACAGATCCGGTCAGTGGAGCTCCTCCTCAATATGTCCAGCGGCTTTCTCAACTGGCTGCTTTGGAATGTGAAACCATTCATCATGAAAAAAGCAGAAAAACTAGGAAAGCCAAGAAACTTGAAATGTAG